CTCAGCAGCACCACTGGCGTGAAGACGAGCAGCCCGCGCGCGGGGGAAATGAGGTTGCCGGCGAGCGCCTCGCTCATCAGCGCCAGGTTCGTCTCCAGCCGATCCGAGTGATAGTAGGGCGCCAGCAGCTCGCCATAGTTCGCCAGGTTCACCGCGCACCAGGGCACGGCCACGGCGACGGCCCCCGCGAAGAACTTCACCGCCTGCCGAGGGTGCGTCCACAGCACGTACGCGGACAGCAGCAGCACCGAGAGGCTGTTGGTGGGCCGCATGACGTAGGACAGCGCCAGCGGCAGCCCAGCCCACCCGGCCCACCGGGGCTCCGCCTGGGCCTTCACCAGGCACAGCAGCACCAGCGACAGGCAGAGGATGGAGGGGCCGTGCTGCCACAGGGCGCGGCTCGCGGTGGACAGGGCGGGCGTGCAGAAGAGGAAGGCCGAGGCCAGCAGCAGCGCGCGCGGACGGGACAGCTTCAGCGTGCCCAGGACGTACATCACCACGCCGGCCAGGGCCACCAGCACCGAGGCGATGAGGCGCTGCGGATCGTTCCACTCCTCCAGGGGAATCTCCCCCTTCGCGTCGTAGACGTGGCGCCAGCGCTCCACGGGCCGGGCCAGCGCCGGGTGCAGTCCGCCGAGCGGCGCGGCCACCCGGGCGCCCACGTCCATGAGCACCACCACCGGCAGCGCCGCCAGCGAGGGCCCCAGGGGGAAGAAGTTGTAGACATGCCCGCTCTGCTCGTAGACGCCGTGCTGGTACTTCTCGAAGGTCGGCGCGTACTCGTCCAGGGCGATGTTCCCCTCGCGCAGGATGGAGACGGTGGTGGGCAGGGTGAGCTTCGAGTCGAACGGCGTGTTGACGGGGAATGCCGCCAGGATGGCCAGGTAGGCCACGAAGAGCAGCACCCGCTCGCGCCAGACGCGCGGTCGCGAGGGAGCAGGGGCCGTGGGCGAAGGGTTCATGGTTGCTGGACTGCCCGAGTACCACAACACGGCGCGAATGGCTCAGAAGGCCTGCCGGAGCGCCACCGTGAAGCCTCGCTCCGTCCGTCCCCCACCGGCGATGCCCAGGCCGTAATAGAGGTCCAGCTGGAAGACGTCCGCGATGAGCGCGTGGAAGCTCGGCCCGAAGCTGCCCACCACACGGGGGCGCTCGCCGCCGCTGCCCCGGTCGATCAGCCCGAACACCGCCACGTCCACGAAGCCTCCCACCTTGTAGATGTCGCGCGTCAGGGAGAAGCGCACCTCCAGCCCGCCGCTGGCGACATGTCGGGCGTAGAAGCGCTCGTCGAAGACACCGCGCACGTGCAGCCCACCCACCGGCTGCTCCTCGACGAAGGGCACCGTGCCCCAGAGCCAGGCCCCCCGGCTGGTGAGCCACAGGTCATGCCAGCCCACCTCGGTGACCTGCTGGTAGCGGAAGGCCGTGATGCCGTAGCCGCTCCCGGACTCGCGGGGGTAGTGGCGCCCCGAGAACTCGAGCTCGGTGTGGCGGTCGCGGCGGATGTCGTCGGCGTCGAAGACGAGCTGCGCCGTGCCGCTCAGGTACGGCCGGAGCGTGGAGCTGGGGCCCACGCCCGCGGAGACCCCCTGGCCCTCCACGGGGCGGAGCGCGAACACGTCGAGCTGCTCGGCGCCCAGGCCCACGGCCACCGTGGCGCCGCGGAAGATGTCGTAGCTCAGGCCCAGCGAGAGCTGCACGCGGGTGGCGAAGTAGCTCTCCAGGCCGATGTCGGGGCGCTGGCGGCTGGTGAGCTCGCCCCGCGCCGACAGCAGCGGCCGCAGGCCCAGCTTCAGGCGCGGCGTGTACCACTGCACCTCGGCCAGCGCCCGGGTGAGCGCCGGGTAGGCGCGATCGTCGGCGATGCGCGAGCGCATCTTCGCGCCGGCCTGGAGGGTGGCGGCCCAGCGGCTCTTGGGGAGCCAGAGGTTCTCTCCCCGGTACTCGACGCCCAGGCGCACGCCATCCACGCCGCTGAGCCCGGCGACGATGCCCGGGCCCGTGGGCCACTCGCGGCGGCGGAAGACGATGTGCAGCTCGTAGTCGGCCTGCGGAGGGATGAGCGGGTGGCCCACGAACCGGCCGATGTCGTCGATGATGGGCCCGAGGTCCTCCACCTGGGGCCCCACGTGCGTCTTCTCGTTCGTGCGGACGAGCTCGAAGCGCTCCACCTCCACGCCGTTCTCGGCCTTCAGCGCCGCGAACTGGCGCCGGAGGTAGGGCCGGTTGAAGACGTTGTGCGGCAGGCTCAGCCCGAGCAGCACCTGCACCGTGCGCAGCGAGCTCTGGCCGCGCAGGATGATCTTCTCGACGCGCCCCTCGTCGATGTCCACGAGGATGCGGCCCCCCTCGGCGGCCGTCTCGACGCGGGCGAGCTCGTAGCCGGCGCGGCGCAGGAAGCCGAGCAGCCGTGAGCGCACCAGGGCCGCCCCCGCCTTGTCCGCCGAGAAGTCGGCCGGCAGATCCAGGACGGCCAGGTACACCTCGTCATTGAGCACCAGGTTGCCGCTGAAGACGATGGGCGGACGGCGGCGGGCGTGCTCCTCGGCGGCGGCCGGGCTCCAGAGCGCGAGCAGCATGCCGAGCATCGCGAGGCATCTTCCTGCCCCCCGCCAGCTCTTCCACCTCATGTCCCTGCGGCGCTTCATCCGGCTCGTCCCACGCCTCCATCGTACCCTGGACGGTGGAGGCGCGCCTGGGGCGATTGCGGACGGACGGCGAGTCCGCAGCGACTCGCCGCCCGAAGTCACGTCGGATCAGCGCTGGAAGGTGTCCACCGCCTGCCGGCCCACCGCGGGATCATCGGTGAAGAACCCGTCGATGCCGACCTTGAGGTACTCCTGGATCTCCTTGATGGAGCCGGCCGCGTTGTGCGTGGTGTCCGGCCCCTGGGCCTTGAGCGGAGCGTGGAGGAAGGCGTTCTCCGGGCGGAAGGTGAAGGGGTGCACCAGCAGGTTGGCCGCGTGGGCGTTGGCCACCAGCTCGGTGGGCTTCTGGAAGTTGCCCGCGCTGTCCACGCTGATGATGTTCAGCTTGTAGGGGCCCACGCCGTTGGCGTAGGCGGCGATCTTCTGCATCTCCTCCTTGGAGGCCATGTCCCCGTAGGTGCGCGGATCATTGGCCACCACGAAGTCGTAGGGCCGCTTCTCCACCGAGTCCATCAGCTGCACCAGCTTCCAGTTCGGCTGCGTGTTGCCGATCTGGGCGCGGATGGCCTTCAGGTTCGCTACCTCGAAGGACTGGATGAAGACGGTGGCCTGGCTGGCGGTGAACGGGTCCTGCTTCAGCACGGTGATCAGCCGGTCCTCCAGCGGCAGCCCGATGCCCTGGAAGTAGGTCGGGTGCTTGGTCTCCGGGTAGATGTGGATGGTGCGGCCCGTCTCGGCCGACTTCTGCCTGGCCAGCGCGATCACCTCGACGAGCGTGGGGATCTCGTACTGATCATTGAACTGCTGGTTGCCCGGGCGCGTCTGCGGGATGCGCTCGCGCGCGCGCAGCTCCTTGAGCTCGGCCAGGGTGAAGTCCTCGGTGAACCAGCCGGTGATCGACACGTTGTCGATGGTCTTCGTCTTCCGGCGGTCGGCGAACCTGGCGACCTCGGCCACGTTGGTGGTGCCGGAGATCTCGTTCTCGTGGCGGGCCACGAGGTGGCCGTCCTTGGTCGCCACGAGGTCCGGCTCGATGACATCCGCGCCGTCCTCGATGGCCTTGGTGTAGGCGGCCAGGGTGTGCTCCGGCCGCAGGGCGCTGGCGCCGCGGTGTCCGAGCACGAGGACCTTCTCCGCCAGCGGACGTGGGGTCTCGGGCTCCTCCTCCTTCTTGTCCTCGCCGCAGCCCATCAGGCCGATGGCGCAGCCGGTGGCGAACGGCAGCACGGCGGACAGGTGGAGGAAGCGGCGGAGGGAGGCGCGCAGCGGGTGACGCGGAGAGGCGTGGTTGTGCAAGCGAAGCTCCTTGTGGAGGGGGCGCGGAATCTATCCCAACGCCCTGACTCAAAGGAGGCAGCATGGCGGCGCCACCGAGAGGTGACGCATCCGTCACTCACGCTTGCCGAGGAGGATGTCCCCCACGTCCGCCGCCTGTCCCTCTTCCAGTGTAACGGGCACGCGCTCCACGTCCTGGCCGCTGACGACGAGCAGGATGCGCTGACCGGCCGCCACGCCCTCCAGGGTGAAGCTCCCATCCGCCGCCGTGGCCTTGTCCGGATCCATGGGCCGATCCTCCAGGATGAAGACCAGGGCGCCTCCCACGGGAGCCAGGCTGACCGCGTCCACGACGCGACCGCGCACGCTGGCCGTGCCCTTCAAGGGGACCTCCAGCTCGGTCACGACTCCTGGGGCCGGAGTGATGAGGGCGTTGCCTCCGGCGCCGTCCGTCGTGCGGACCAGCACCCGGACGGGCTCGGCGGGCACGTCGCGCAGCTCGAAGCGATCGCCCGGGAACTCCCAGGTGCCGTTGCCCATCGGGAAGCTCATCACATCCTGGGCCTGGAGGGTCATCGTGAAGCCCTTCACGGGCTCACCCCCGCCCGCGCGCACCACCCGCCCTCTCAGCGAGGCTCCGGGCCGCAGCTTCACCACGAGCGTCTGCTCTCCGGCCTTCACTCCCTGCAGCTCGCCCATGCGTCCGCCACTGCGAGCCAGGAGCCTCAGGCGCATGTCGCGCTCGGCCGCCTGGACGGGAGGGGAGAGCGAGAAGTGCCCCTGCTCGTCCGCGACGGTGCCCTGGCGCGTGGCGTGCGGCTCTCCCTCGGGGAACACCATGACGTAGGCGCCCGGGGAGGGCGTGCCGTCCGGCTCGAGGACGACGCCCCGGAGCCTGTCCTTCTCGCGCGCTTCGCCGAACCAGAGCAGCTCGACGCGGGCCGTCTCCCTCGCGGTGACATCCACCGGCTCCGGCTCGGAGATGCCGTTGCCCCGGAGCTCCGCGTGCCGCGCGCGCAGCTCATATCTTCCCGGTGGCAGCGTCATCCGGAAGCTGCCTGACTCATCCACCTCGATGGGGCGCAGGTCCGCGGGGCGGAAGCTCTTGCTCCGGACCAGGGCCACCACGACGAGGGGCTCGTCGGGCAGGGAGCCGCTGACCGCGCGCACCCGTCCCTCCACGGTGCCCATCTCCTCCAGGGTGAAGTCCGCCCGGGTCGTCTGCCCCTCCGTGACGTCCACCAGCTGGCTCACTCCGAGCGAGGCGCCCTCCCTGCGAGCCGTGAGGTTCGAGGAGCCCACGGGCATGCCCTCGAGGCGGTAGCGCCCCTCTGCGTCGGTGCGGGCCTCGCCGGGAGACTCCTCCGCCGAGCCTCCCCAGAGGTCCGTCCTGAGCACCTGGGCTCCGGCTATCGGCTGCCCGGCGCCATCCCTCACCTGGCCCTCCACCGCGCCCGTGCCCGTGAGGTGCAGCTCGATGGAGAAGTGCTCGCCCGAGGCCACCGTCAGCGCGCGCCGGCTGAGCGGAGCGAAGCCCGGGGCCGTCACCACCACGTCATAGCTGCCGGGGGCCAGGTGCTCCACGGCGAAGTGGCCGGTGTCGTCCGTCACGGCGCGGCCACAGTCGCCGCTGCTGCCGTAGGGGCTCACGTCCACGCGGGCTCCGGCGACGGGCGCTCCCGTGCCGCGAGCCACCACGAGCCCCTTCAGCACCGCGCTCGGGCCCAGCTGGATGCGCACGTCGCGCACCGTCTTCCCCGCGCTGACGATGAGGGCCTGCTCCAGCGCGCCCGCCTCGGTGCCTCGCCGCGCGGACACGGTGTGCTCCCCGGCCTCCACCTCCACGGAGAAGCCGCCGCCCGCGCCCGTGGTCGTCACCTCGGGCACGCGTCCGCTGACGAGCACCTCGGCGCCCGCGGCGGGGTGGCCCTGAGCATCCACGACGAAGCCCTCGATGACGCCCGCGGCCTTCAGCTCCACGGTGAGCGGGCCCGCCGTGGGCACCTTGACGCGCCGCAGGACGGCCAGGGTATGCCCCGGCGCCCGAGCCTCCAGCTGGTAGTCCCCCGGCGCGAGCCCCTCCACGCGGAAGCTGCCCCGCTCGTCGCTCGCGGTGTGCACCCGCTCCTCGGTGGGGGCCTCGATTCTCTGCCAGGGCTCCACCATGCGGCCGTGCGCCGTGAGGACGAGCTCCACCAGCGGCAGGGGCTCCTTGGTGCCATGCACCACGGTGCGGCCGGTGAGGGACTGGCCCCGCTCCAGCGTGAGGCGCAGGAGCGTGCGCGCCTCGCCGAACGGGCGCGTCACGTCGCGCAGCAAGGAGCCGTAGCCCGGGGCGCGGACCGCCACCAGGTAGTTGCCGGGCCGCGAGGCGAGCCGGGCCCGCCCCTGCGCATTGGTGAGGCCCGTGCTCGCCAGGCGCCAGGACACCTCGTTGAGGTTCGGATCGCGAGCGCCGCGCCAGTACAGCCGCGCGCTGGCACCGGGCACGGGCTGCCCGCCCGCAAGCACCTCCAGCTCCAGCACCCCGTCCTCCTCGGACGGAGGCTCCACCAGGGAGGGAGTGCTGCCGGCGTCCGCGGTGCCTCGCACGCCCACATCCTCGGGGCGCTCCCGGTACCGCCGGGCGTCGGCGCGGCCGGTGGAGCTTCCAGCCTCGCGGGGCTCGACGGTGGCGGCGATGCCACGGTCCGCCGAGGCGCCGGAGCCTCCCAGGCTCCGGAGGAACAGGAGCACGGCTCCCACAACCAGCAGGGCCGTTGCCGCGATGATGACCTTGCGCATGGAGAGGACTCGGAGGAGGGGCGTGCCGGGAGTGGACCTTATCCTGCTCCTGGTCGACCCGCGCGAATGCTCGCCTTGGCCCGTAAGTTGAAAGGGCGCTCTCCGCGGGCGCGGACCCACTGGAGGGCCGCCACATCAGGCGGTCTCGTTCGCCAGGGAGCTCATCGAGGACTCGGTGCAGCTTGGCGAAGGGCGCTACCACCTGATGGGGGGCAGGTTGAGCCCTCCATCGGTCCGCAGCTCCTCCAGGCGGGTCTGGTTCTGGCGCACCTGAAACCAGGAGCCGGTCCCCTCGGCGCTCTTCTTCCGCGCCTGCTCGAGCGCCTGCTCGACCCGCTTCAGCTCTGCTTCCGTCATTCCTCCGGATGGAGGGTCTCCGTCTCCCGCATCTCGAGCCCCTTCGAAGTCATCGCCCGCATCCCGGCCACCATCCGCTCCCGCGTCCTGGCCCGCGTCCTGCCCTCCATCGCCCCCCGCATCCTGGCCGCCGTCCGTGCCGCCATCCGAGCCACCATCCGAGCCGCCATCGCCTCCTCCGTCCGCCCCACCGTCGGCACCGCCATCCGCGCTCTCGGAGGAGGGCGGGGGCTCGCACTTCTCCACCTCGTCCAGCCACGCGAGCTGGCTGTCGAGGAAGCTCCCGTTGCTCGCCGCCCGGTCCCGGAGCGTGTCCCAAGGCCCGCTCTTCTCTTCCACCTGCGTGAAGCGCTCCCGCGCGCGGGTCCACAGCTCTCGGGTTCGCTCCACTCGGCAGTTCTTCACGTCGAGCTCCGCCGCGCCCCAGTCGTACAGCACGGCGCCATCGCCGAAGAGCCCCTCCAGGAAGCCCGGGTTCATCAAGAGGGCCTCCTCCATGAAGCGGTGCGCCTCGGCGTATCGCCCCTCCCGCGCATGTACCATCGCCAGGTTGTGGGTGGGCACCCACGGGCGGACCTGGAACACGGCGCTCTGCTCGAACGATGAGCCCGCCGCCTCCCACTCGCTCCGGCCGAAGCTCTTGCGTCCCTGCTCGTTGAGCTCGTGCGCGGTCCGCTCCTCGGAGGTACACCCCGAGCCCTGCGCCGTGAGCAGGAGCGCCACCAGCAGGGGCAGCTTCCGGCGGAACACGCGGGACTCCGCGAGGAACAGGAGCACGAAGAGCGCCACCAGCACCCAGCTCCAGTCCCGTCGCGTCATGTGGCGCAGGGAGACCGTGCGTCCGGGCACCGACTCCAGGGCTGGCAGCAGCTCCTCCACCCAGTGGTCCTCGGCCACCACCGCCTTGCCCCCCGTGACGCTGGAGAAGTAGCGCAGGGTGTACGTGTCCCGGGCGGTGCTGTAGTTCAGGACGATGCGCGGCTCCTTCTTGCCCTGGGCGACCTCCTCGGGATCGTAGATGCCGGACGAGTAGGGCTCATCCGCCCCGAACGCCACCGTGTGCACGGGAATGCCGAGCCGCGCGAGCGCCTCCAGCGGGCCATCGCTGGGCTCGGGAGAGGAGGAGGTGTCTCCATCGCTGAGGAACACCACCTGCAGCGGGGACTCGCGGTTGCGCCACAGGTGGACGACGGTGCCCAGGGCCCGGCCGAACTCGCTGCCCGAGGCCTGGGTGAGCCGGTGATCGCGCAGGCTCTGGAGCTGCAGCAGCACCGCCTGCCGGTCCACGGTGATGGGGGCATGGATGGCGGTGCTGCCGCTGAAGCTCACCAGCGCGAACCGCGCGTCCGGCAGCGCCTCGATGAGGTCCTTGGCGAAGGCCTTCGCGGCCTCCAGCCGGTTCGCGTACTTCATCTGGGTCTTCGGGTTGGGGTGCGCATCCGGCACGACCATGCTGAGCGACGCATCCACGATCAGGACGATGTCGCGCGCCTGGCGCTTCACCGGTCCCTCGGAGTGGGTGTATGGCCCGGAGGCGGCGGTGATGAGCAGGGCGCCCATCGTCCAGAGCCACAGGAAGTGCCAGCGCGGGCGGATGCGCGTGTACACGGTGAGGCGGGCCAGCGCCCCCGCGGAGACGCGCTCGCGCAGCCAGTCGACGGCCTCCTTCTGCCGGCCCATCACATGGAGGACCAGGAGGGTCCAGGGAAGCACCAGCAGGAGCGCCCAGGCGTGCTCGAGGCCGATCATCGCAGGGGCCTCCGCAGCCAGAGGCCGTCCAGCGCGAGCCAGAGCGCCACCAGGAGCACGAGCCCCATCGCGCCATACGCGCGCAGCGAGTGCTCCACCTGGGCGCCCTGGACCTGGAGGGGCTTGTGCTCGAGCCGGGTGATCTCATCGAAGATGCGCCCGAGCACGTCGTTGCTGTCGGCTCGGAAGTAGGTGCCTCCCGCCTGGGCCGCTATCTGCTTGAGCTGGGTGTCATTGAGCCGGGTGGTGAGCTGCTTGCCAGCGTCTCCAGGCAGCGGCTTGCCATTCACCCACACCGGCACGGGCTCGTCCTGGCCGATGCCGACCACGTAGAGCCGCATGCCCTTCTCCCTCAGGAAGCGGGCGGCCAGGAGCGGATCCGCGCCGAGGTGGCTCTCGCCGTCGGTCACCAGCAGCACCACCTGATCACGCCCCGGCTCCCGCAGCTCCAGCATCGCGGAGCTGGCCATGAGCAGGGCGTCCCCCACGGCGGTGCCACCGACGCGGTAGTGGTCGACGGACTCGTACGAGATCGAGTCGATCAGATCGACGACGGCCTGGGTGTCGGTGGTGAACGGCGCCTGCGTCACGCAGATGGCGGCGAAGGCATAGACGCCGACGCGGTTGCCGGCGCTGCGGCGGACCAGCTCGGTCGACAGCTTCTTGAGCACCTC
This DNA window, taken from Hyalangium gracile, encodes the following:
- a CDS encoding glycosyltransferase family 39 protein → MNPSPTAPAPSRPRVWRERVLLFVAYLAILAAFPVNTPFDSKLTLPTTVSILREGNIALDEYAPTFEKYQHGVYEQSGHVYNFFPLGPSLAALPVVVLMDVGARVAAPLGGLHPALARPVERWRHVYDAKGEIPLEEWNDPQRLIASVLVALAGVVMYVLGTLKLSRPRALLLASAFLFCTPALSTASRALWQHGPSILCLSLVLLCLVKAQAEPRWAGWAGLPLALSYVMRPTNSLSVLLLSAYVLWTHPRQAVKFFAGAVAVAVPWCAVNLANYGELLAPYYHSDRLETNLALMSEALAGNLISPARGLLVFTPVVLLSFWGLWLDLRARTFTRLHGFLLAVVVLHWLAISTFPHWWAGHSYGPRFFTDMVPYLTFFLIPVVGALGWRGAQARRPLTATFGVLALVSLLIHVHGASSRKVYQWNSTPVDLDFHPERLWDWSDPQFLGRR
- a CDS encoding BamA/TamA family outer membrane protein; amino-acid sequence: MLGMLLALWSPAAAEEHARRRPPIVFSGNLVLNDEVYLAVLDLPADFSADKAGAALVRSRLLGFLRRAGYELARVETAAEGGRILVDIDEGRVEKIILRGQSSLRTVQVLLGLSLPHNVFNRPYLRRQFAALKAENGVEVERFELVRTNEKTHVGPQVEDLGPIIDDIGRFVGHPLIPPQADYELHIVFRRREWPTGPGIVAGLSGVDGVRLGVEYRGENLWLPKSRWAATLQAGAKMRSRIADDRAYPALTRALAEVQWYTPRLKLGLRPLLSARGELTSRQRPDIGLESYFATRVQLSLGLSYDIFRGATVAVGLGAEQLDVFALRPVEGQGVSAGVGPSSTLRPYLSGTAQLVFDADDIRRDRHTELEFSGRHYPRESGSGYGITAFRYQQVTEVGWHDLWLTSRGAWLWGTVPFVEEQPVGGLHVRGVFDERFYARHVASGGLEVRFSLTRDIYKVGGFVDVAVFGLIDRGSGGERPRVVGSFGPSFHALIADVFQLDLYYGLGIAGGGRTERGFTVALRQAF
- a CDS encoding glycerophosphodiester phosphodiesterase, with product MHNHASPRHPLRASLRRFLHLSAVLPFATGCAIGLMGCGEDKKEEEPETPRPLAEKVLVLGHRGASALRPEHTLAAYTKAIEDGADVIEPDLVATKDGHLVARHENEISGTTNVAEVARFADRRKTKTIDNVSITGWFTEDFTLAELKELRARERIPQTRPGNQQFNDQYEIPTLVEVIALARQKSAETGRTIHIYPETKHPTYFQGIGLPLEDRLITVLKQDPFTASQATVFIQSFEVANLKAIRAQIGNTQPNWKLVQLMDSVEKRPYDFVVANDPRTYGDMASKEEMQKIAAYANGVGPYKLNIISVDSAGNFQKPTELVANAHAANLLVHPFTFRPENAFLHAPLKAQGPDTTHNAAGSIKEIQEYLKVGIDGFFTDDPAVGRQAVDTFQR
- a CDS encoding carboxypeptidase-like regulatory domain-containing protein; translated protein: MRKVIIAATALLVVGAVLLFLRSLGGSGASADRGIAATVEPREAGSSTGRADARRYRERPEDVGVRGTADAGSTPSLVEPPSEEDGVLELEVLAGGQPVPGASARLYWRGARDPNLNEVSWRLASTGLTNAQGRARLASRPGNYLVAVRAPGYGSLLRDVTRPFGEARTLLRLTLERGQSLTGRTVVHGTKEPLPLVELVLTAHGRMVEPWQRIEAPTEERVHTASDERGSFRVEGLAPGDYQLEARAPGHTLAVLRRVKVPTAGPLTVELKAAGVIEGFVVDAQGHPAAGAEVLVSGRVPEVTTTGAGGGFSVEVEAGEHTVSARRGTEAGALEQALIVSAGKTVRDVRIQLGPSAVLKGLVVARGTGAPVAGARVDVSPYGSSGDCGRAVTDDTGHFAVEHLAPGSYDVVVTAPGFAPLSRRALTVASGEHFSIELHLTGTGAVEGQVRDGAGQPIAGAQVLRTDLWGGSAEESPGEARTDAEGRYRLEGMPVGSSNLTARREGASLGVSQLVDVTEGQTTRADFTLEEMGTVEGRVRAVSGSLPDEPLVVVALVRSKSFRPADLRPIEVDESGSFRMTLPPGRYELRARHAELRGNGISEPEPVDVTARETARVELLWFGEAREKDRLRGVVLEPDGTPSPGAYVMVFPEGEPHATRQGTVADEQGHFSLSPPVQAAERDMRLRLLARSGGRMGELQGVKAGEQTLVVKLRPGASLRGRVVRAGGGEPVKGFTMTLQAQDVMSFPMGNGTWEFPGDRFELRDVPAEPVRVLVRTTDGAGGNALITPAPGVVTELEVPLKGTASVRGRVVDAVSLAPVGGALVFILEDRPMDPDKATAADGSFTLEGVAAGQRILLVVSGQDVERVPVTLEEGQAADVGDILLGKRE
- a CDS encoding VWA domain-containing protein — translated: MIGLEHAWALLLVLPWTLLVLHVMGRQKEAVDWLRERVSAGALARLTVYTRIRPRWHFLWLWTMGALLITAASGPYTHSEGPVKRQARDIVLIVDASLSMVVPDAHPNPKTQMKYANRLEAAKAFAKDLIEALPDARFALVSFSGSTAIHAPITVDRQAVLLQLQSLRDHRLTQASGSEFGRALGTVVHLWRNRESPLQVVFLSDGDTSSSPEPSDGPLEALARLGIPVHTVAFGADEPYSSGIYDPEEVAQGKKEPRIVLNYSTARDTYTLRYFSSVTGGKAVVAEDHWVEELLPALESVPGRTVSLRHMTRRDWSWVLVALFVLLFLAESRVFRRKLPLLVALLLTAQGSGCTSEERTAHELNEQGRKSFGRSEWEAAGSSFEQSAVFQVRPWVPTHNLAMVHAREGRYAEAHRFMEEALLMNPGFLEGLFGDGAVLYDWGAAELDVKNCRVERTRELWTRARERFTQVEEKSGPWDTLRDRAASNGSFLDSQLAWLDEVEKCEPPPSSESADGGADGGADGGGDGGSDGGSDGGTDGGQDAGGDGGQDAGQDAGADGGRDAGDDFEGARDAGDGDPPSGGMTEAELKRVEQALEQARKKSAEGTGSWFQVRQNQTRLEELRTDGGLNLPPIRW
- a CDS encoding vWA domain-containing protein; this translates as MISWKLPWLLLLLAAVPAWVLWRKRRLLSEAASFPPLQFGEVASRSRGGWGWLLGLEGALLALSVLTLAGPMEVEEVQLFDEDGIDLALVLDVSASMQAADFPPNRLEVLKKLSTELVRRSAGNRVGVYAFAAICVTQAPFTTDTQAVVDLIDSISYESVDHYRVGGTAVGDALLMASSAMLELREPGRDQVVLLVTDGESHLGADPLLAARFLREKGMRLYVVGIGQDEPVPVWVNGKPLPGDAGKQLTTRLNDTQLKQIAAQAGGTYFRADSNDVLGRIFDEITRLEHKPLQVQGAQVEHSLRAYGAMGLVLLVALWLALDGLWLRRPLR